TTTCATAGAGTTCTTAATAATAAAACTACTGATAAAAAAATCAAATCCATAATAAGGGCATTAAAATCAGATTTTTTAATGTTGGACACAACTAAAAATAAATCTAGAATAAAAATAGGCAACCAAAAAGTATCAATAACAAAAGTAATAGGGTTCAAATATTTCCCAAATAAAAGAGCTTTAAATTTCTTTGATACTAGAATAGACTGGGAGCAAATCAAAAAAAATAGAATTGAACTTGTTGGTGAACACGAATATCAAAAAATGCAAAATGAAATAGATGAAATCATTAAGAAATTAATCAACTAAGAGTTATAACTTAGAAGCCAATATCTAAAAAGTGCAACTTTATGTTTCAGTATACTTATAGAAAACACAAAGTTGCACTTTTATATGTTTATTATCTATTGTGCTTATGAATTAATTGTAGTCAATTATAACACTTTTACAAAAGTTACCTCCCCTCTCTTAGAAACACACCCCACCTCAAAATACTGTAGTATTTTCAGATTTTCCTTCTCAGGAATCTGAAGGACAAAATTACGAAATCAATCTGAGAATATCAAGCTTTTTTTAATAAAAAAACGAATTTATTCACCTGTAAATCAGGTTTTTATCTTAATTTTTTACTTAAAAATATTACACATAAATATTAACCTTTTTAAACTTAAAAATTATGCATTTAGAACCAAGTAAAAGAGATGCTGTAAAGCTTAGAATTGGCTTATCAGGAGCAAGTGGGTTTGGAAAAACCTACTCAGCTCTACTACTAGCCTATGGACTCACTAAAAACTGGAATAAAATAGCTGTAATTGACACAGAAAATAAGTCAGCTAGTTTATACTCACATTTAGGAAACTTTCAAGTAATTAATTTAGATGCTCCTTTTAGTCCTTCTAGGTATATAGAAGCTATTAAGTTATGCGAATCCAATAAGAATATTGATGTAATTATTTTAGACTCTATTAGTCATGAATGGAATGGCTCAGGAGGATGTTTAGATATACACAACAAACTTGGTGCGAGATTTCAGGACTGGAATAAAGTAACAAAACTTCATCAAGCATTTGTAGATGCTATATTACAATCTTCATGTCATATCATTACTACTACTAGGAGGAAAACTCATTACTCATTAGACATCAAACCTAATGGTAAAGCTAAGGTTACCAAACTAGGTACAAAAGAAATTACAAGAGAGGGATGGGAATATGAGTTAACTGTAAATTTTGAGCTCATCAATCAAGAAAACAAAGCTGTGATAAGTAAAGATAGGACAGATTTATTTTCTACTAGAAATGAATTTGTAATTACAGAAGAAGTAGGAGAAAAATTAGCTCAATGGTGTGTTTCAAGACCTTTGAGATTAGAAGAAGTAATTCAACAGATTTCTAAAGCTAAATCTATTTCAGAGTTAACTGCAATTTATAAATCTAATCCTAAACATCAAGAAACTTTGTTACCAGCTTTTAAGAAAAGGAAAGAGAAGTTAGATGAAGTTGCTGTGAATAAATAAGAGTATTATAATTTTAGTTGCTGTTAGGTAACTTTTTTGAGTTGATGAAAGCCCTAATTTTAAGGATTAGGGCTATTTTTAAAAGTACTATAACTTTCTACTTTTTTCTTCTCTATATGTTCAAGTAATTTCTTTCTAATTACTTTTTCTATTTTTTTCTTTCTATCCTCTTTACTTAAAAGAATATCAATTGAAATTTGTAGCTCCGAATTTAAATCTTTACTTTTTAGATACTCGGGGAAAGATAGAACAACAGCAACAGTTCCTCTTACATCTCTATACTCTAAACTATATCTTAGTTTTAATGAAGAAAATATAAGACTTGGATAATAATCCTTATTTGACAATAAAATATGATTCTCTAATCCTTTACCATTAAGTTTTAGATTATCTAACTCCTGTAAAAACTTTTCAACATCCTTATGACTACTAATCTCTGAATCAATAAATAAATCCACATCAGTTATTGACTTGAAATTTAGATAAAGAGAAAAATTCTCAATGAAAGATTTAAAAAAATTTATTCTAGAATCATTATCAAAATCTCTAAACTTAATTGAGATAAAATCTTGTTTAGGGCTAACTATGGAATTAGTTCTTAATGCCTCTTTGACTTTACCTATTATTATAGAGTTTACCTCAAGTGTTTCTTTTGATGTAGAATTTTGTTGAACAGAAATCTGAATATCTCCATCT
The nucleotide sequence above comes from Tenacibaculum singaporense. Encoded proteins:
- a CDS encoding AAA family ATPase, with amino-acid sequence MHLEPSKRDAVKLRIGLSGASGFGKTYSALLLAYGLTKNWNKIAVIDTENKSASLYSHLGNFQVINLDAPFSPSRYIEAIKLCESNKNIDVIILDSISHEWNGSGGCLDIHNKLGARFQDWNKVTKLHQAFVDAILQSSCHIITTTRRKTHYSLDIKPNGKAKVTKLGTKEITREGWEYELTVNFELINQENKAVISKDRTDLFSTRNEFVITEEVGEKLAQWCVSRPLRLEEVIQQISKAKSISELTAIYKSNPKHQETLLPAFKKRKEKLDEVAVNK
- the gapS4b gene encoding GapS4b family protein, producing the protein MKKDFLPQGDFIRQLLIKSNISGTSISKLLREKGVYTGINKKNSSVPLLMKSIISPTDYEELRETQKTKEETLKYRTSSIKCNDGDFDLSKILSGSLDLNSKIIEKHTYKPNYKVIGSPSFYFEDSQTTAIIEYKIERENILNDWTENKTTHIGAVTLKKMEDGDIQISVQQNSTSKETLEVNSIIIGKVKEALRTNSIVSPKQDFISIKFRDFDNDSRINFFKSFIENFSLYLNFKSITDVDLFIDSEISSHKDVEKFLQELDNLKLNGKGLENHILLSNKDYYPSLIFSSLKLRYSLEYRDVRGTVAVVLSFPEYLKSKDLNSELQISIDILLSKEDRKKKIEKVIRKKLLEHIEKKKVESYSTFKNSPNP